The DNA region AAAGAACCTTCTGGATTCTGCAACAAGTCTGGGAACAAACCGATCagctataaaataaaaaaatataaaagatgtaagaaaaaatcaaatgggGATTGTCGGTACCAACCAACTTCACGTGGTGAGAGCGGGCAAAGAAGCTCACTGGCATGCTAGTTACCACGCACCCGAACGAACTCTCCGGCTGAGTTCCTATTAGAGTCGGGTAGGCAGGATATAAGCCGGACTCGTGTATCTCTAATTTTCAAGTAATAACCACGGGCGAAGTTGCCGCACAGTTTATACATGAAATTTATGTCGTGCTGGTTCAACTACAGCCCGAACATGTGGTTTAACCGGATGACACAGCTAACAACCCTATAAAAGTTGGGGGGAAACTGGTCGGGGCACAGGCCGTAAAACCCTAGGGCACCTATTACGAGAGGGTCTACAGggaacctaaccccaccctcgAGTATCGACATCAGTGGAAAGAACGCTGCGTTCGAGTTAGCAGCCTCTGAAGTTTGAGGTCGCCCACATTGCAATACGCAACGTCAACATCCCCTGGGACGCCAAAGGTCTCTCTAAAACTAGCCAAGGTAGCCCCAGGGGTAAGTAAGTGAGAAAACCCCATTCCTAGAGTATGAAATGGAAGAGAATCGAAAAGGAAAGAGAGGTAGAAAGAACTTACTTGGGGCTCTAGGGAGTGGAGAACTGAGGAGGTTTTTACGCAGGAGAAGAATGCTCGGCAAAGGAGGGGTTGGGAGCGAGAGAAATACGAAAAGTGAAAACGGAGTCCAGAATGGGCTATTTATAGGACCTTGAAGCGTTTAATGAGGCCAAGGGTGGGAAAAATAAACCCTCCCAAATCCCTTTCTTGGATAACCCCCCACACACGTGGGCACGGTTCACGAACCGTCGGGCGGTTCACCAACTACCAAATATTAATTACTGACGTGACAACTTGATACAGCGCCATTTTTAAGAAATCTGCTAAGACGATCGCCCTGGCCGTGTGCCGAGAGTATACATCCGTGGGAAGCCATCACTACGACTTACTCGGGATCCTTGATTCATCGCCTGAAGTAGAGCATGAATCaagggggggctattgtacgggCCTCACCCTCCGTTAAGCCCAATCGCCCTAAGGCCCATGAAGACTAACTCTTATAAGAGCCCCGCACTGATCACACATGGTAACGCACGTGCCGTCCAAGAGTTTTGAGCTCGGAGTGCTCAAAGCAGCCTGTGACATGCCCCTGCCGAGCACATAACTTACATGCGGGGTTAGTCCCAACGCCACTATCATTATCTCCTTCCCgccaccaaacatccacttggatgaaacggtattggacctctcttccattgcctagggaacgcccctgccgagcatcaaacccagcaatagagctagttccaatgccactctcattTCCTCTCACTCCCAACTAAACTCCCACTTATGGAtaatagtattggacccctcCTTCCACCCACCAGGGGAATAATCATGACCGTTCTactaagtttggctataaataggcaggGAAGATTCAGTTGATGGGGTTGGCAATTTCAGAGGGAAAAGACTAGAGAAAGTAATATCCATCCTCCCCAACGAAGAAAGGGGAGAGTTAGTGAGAAAAGAGGGGAGACTCAGGAAACGGGGCAGCCGAGCATAATGTCATccgtggtaggaaatccaaaaacccactatacaaatagattgtgagcccaaactccTTCCAGGCTCAGCAGCCTTATTTTGGGACGCACAAGAATCATTTCCAAACCCCATTGTTGAGAATCTAAAGCaaaaattggaaagacccaagtTGATCATGACTTCCAACCAAGAACTTTCTTAGCTCTGCTTGCATCTCCCTTAAGGTTATCAACCTCAATAGGCCTAAAATACCTCTTGTCAATCACAACATGATCTTTCCAATTCAAACCCACACCACATACCCAAACGCAACCTGCAAGAACTCCTCCACAGTGTGAGAATCTTCCGTGGCAATCTTTGGTTTTTAGTGGCAGGGGAATGACGTCGTTCCccttagttgtttttttttttccttttctaattaATGTATTTTAGtgaaattaagaagaaaaaaaaacacaaaaacggCGTCATTTTGGTGTAGTTAACGGGATGACTTAACTGAAAAGGTAACAGATGACTGAATTGGTAAAATGTGAAACTTAaatgactgaaatgacaaaactgaaatttAGAAGATTGAAATGACAAAGGTTGAAATTTAGAAagtcaattttgaattttagccTTCAATCTATAATTGCAaaagagaagtaaaaaaaaaaaaaaaaaaaaaaaaaaaaaaaaaaaaaaaaaaaaaacacgaaaGTGTCATAGAGAATCTTATTGATAGATGCCCTAGATCCCTTTATATATTGTCTCCAAGAAAATCTTTTTGCACCTTACGTGACAAAAGAGGTATTGTCATCATGGAGGCTCTTGCGCGTGTCCTCCTCAACGATTCTGGTGGGCTCTATTTCCTGAAGTCAAGACTTTTGTATTGCTAAGGCGGGTCCCTTTGGTAAAGGTAGAGATAGGTTTGCTCAATTTTGTATTGTATGTATGAATGAATGACTTCAATCATCTCCACCACCGCTCAACTTGGTTTCAACTATCAATATACAGCTTTCTACTTCAAGGCAATTGGCAATGTATAGtattatattaagaaattaaaaatttgtgatTCCACCAACATTCGGTGGCCTAATTGGTGAGAAACTGGACCAACAAGTCTTAGGATTTGGGTTCGAACCTCAACAATTAGTTGTATATTAGTGCTCTTTATATCTTATTTTCATCCCAAACAGTTGATCTAGCTTAACCGACTAGGAGTAGGGAGGCCACATTGGTCGCCCTCATtttttgtttaccaaaaaaaaaaaaattgtgattccattaatataattaattcatataataagaaattaaaatttaaaattacttcACCCTGATTGGTCCAATGGAAACCTCATTAGATCCATAAAGTTTTGGATTCAAAACATTCGCTTAACATTTCGAGGCTATTTTAAAGGATTCTTGTATTTAATTCTAGAATATGTGAGATGAGAGAACTACACATACCCAAAAATAACAATCAAGTGCTTAAACAACTCTAAACATTTGCattagcaatatatatatatatataataaattcattttatgatttagatttaCAATTTATAGATGTTTAAGCTAAATTCATGATTTGTTAaatctaatattattattaatattagcATGTATTATCAAGTGTATATTATACTCAAAATTAACCTATTTTTTTAGGAACGgctcaaaatttataattggaGGCATTATGCTCTTCACAACGTATTACCAAGTTTCAAGTCTAATCcaatccaaaacaaataccaTGACTACCTAAATGATTTGGGTGCTTAAGGCTTAAGCCATTACCAATCctcttctttatttcttcacttctcaaattagtttttttttttttttttaagtccttCTCTAATtatccaaaaacacaaaacaaacacacacacctacaaacaaacaataaaccTAGACATTTGCCACATAAAGCAGAATATATTATGGGCATGACACATTTCAACATGGCAATATTGGACCCAAACTTAGTAACCCAACCCGAAGGAAAATACCTGACCTAAAACCGAGATTTTTGACCAAAAGATAAAAATGGGTTGACTCATGACTAGTCCTATTTTTTCCTAAGTCATATTAGGTTAACCCATCTAACCTATGATCCAacctattttttaaacaattttttttttttaaaaatcataccATATAAACTAGCAAATCACTCCAAATGCTAAACCATGTAAAGGTGACATGGTGTCAATCATTCTCAGGTAATGAATACGTTAAATCAAATAGCATAAACCAAAAggttttctttctaatttgACCATAGGGCAACAAGATTCAAAGAAATTGAGCttactaaataatttttatgatcATCAAAATAGCTTAGATTGGAATAGTATCTCTAAATCCTTTGGTGTGATAAAAGACTTAGAGCATTGGtttaaaccccaaatttttacaattaaactCACAAAATCCTTATCATTATCAGTCTCATTTGTTGCAAGTAAACCAACATCTTTTTCATTATTTCCAAgtgaaacaaagtttttttctAAAAGAGCAAGAGTCAAAGGAATGAGCTATTATCGTATGAGAATACAACTTGAGTGATGGACACttattgttctttcttttatttttatatacatatatatatatatatatattgatttttttaatgtaagaaattttaaaaaaaaccaaaactatatcatttttgaGTACTTAACGGCAAATCACATAATTTTTCATGGTGATAATATCATTAgtgaattttgaattatataaacTTAAGAATATATCTAttatataacttttatttttaaatattttgttattttataattttaatgttttttttattcatttattaatattttgcatGTGAAAAAAATACGAATTGACGTGTAATCTGACCAACCTAACTTGCTTACAACAACCCTTTTAGGATGCCTAAACACGTTTTTGATCTGAATCCTATTAACCCGACCCCCCCCAACTGTTTGCCATCTAGTGACTAGACACATTGTTGAGGCATGGATTGGAGGGTCATTCTAAACTATTAAGGGGCAATATGGTAGTGAATAATACACTATTAATCAAGCGTtgtatttgtttgtgtttgttggaCACTTACTGGGCCCTACAATTGGATCCTACTAGTAGTGCAAGGCCAGCTAGCGATTTCTCCCAAAATCAAACAACACACACAGATATGGTAAGGTGACATTGCTATCCAGTCAGTTTCttaactctttatttttttcgaAAAGGAAGTTTCTTAACTCTTTTTAGAACTCGAAGTAACATAATTTAGAGAGAGAATATAGACGGTGTGGGTTGGCAATAAAGTCTTATAATacacacatgagagagagagttcatgAGAGTCGGTCTAGGAAGGGAATGAGGAGTGGAGCGAGGATTTGGGCGAGAAATGAGTGAGAAAATAATATTCGCAGGGCTTTAGATTTGcatggtttgaattttgaaaaaatataggcttctttttttcatttttgttttgacatgtgatatatttatatatctcATCTGTCTCTCAGACAAGCAACTGGGTTTGAGAAAAATCAGATACCTCTCAGAtactttctctcttctctataCACTCCTTTGCTTTCTCTCTCCAATCTATGCCGAAAACTTGGCAAAGCTTTTGGGCTTGTTCCTCAAATTCCACAATCTAAGAGATTTGTGCAATCTTTGCCAGCTTTGGTTCTTCAAATTGCTTTAGATTTGCACTCCAGAATTGATTTCAAAATGATGGGTTCTTGAAAGTCGATGATTTATTTCTATCtctaaatctttttattatttcttgtcAAGGAAGAGAACTATAGTGGCTCAAGAAAGTATAACAATTAGCAACAGAAGCATGAAAAACAGAAACTTGGCTGTCTCTCCGTTTCTTGGTATCAGGTTTTGTTCCAGGCTTTCTTGAAATTTATGAACTTTAGATGGAAAAGAACAAATATGGATCAAGTGGACAAAAACCAAAAGTATAGCAATAGCAGTagtggtggcggtggcggtggtgaTGATGGTGGTAGTGGTAGTGGTAGTGGTGGCATTGTAATGGGAGGTTTTGCTAGATCTTCCAAAAGGCCAAAGCAAAAGAAAGTCCCACAAAGAGGACTTGGTGTGGCACAGCTTGAAAAGATCAGGCTAGAAGAACAACAAAAGAAAGCCCCAGCTGCAATTTtgtcaccaccaccacctccaccaccaccttcAGTATCAGCAACCAATTCTTCCATTCTATCTTTGCCAATTCCAGATTACCATCATTCAAATCCATCTTCCTCTTCTATCCCATTCTCTTCTCTTTCCCAAACCGATCTTTCTTTGCCAAATTTGATAATTAGGCCAACTCAAAACATTGGTGTTAAAAATTCAAGCACTCCACCGTTGCCTAAATTGTGGAACTCTTATGACTATAATCTTGAGAAGGAGACTTCTGGGGTGGATCCAGGATTGGCTTTTCAGTGGAATTTGAATTTGCCTTATGAATCCGACAACCCTATTTGGCCTCCACCTGGTTTCATGccaagaacacaacaatatcaGCATCCTTCTCATTCAATGGTAAAACTTTTTGCCTCGTACgtgttgtttttaatttcaatttggttttgcaatattttttatttttggactGATGAGGAATTTTGGTTCATGGAACTTTGTAGGCGAACGTCTCATCAGGgacttcttcatcatcatctgtAATTAATTTTCAGATGGAGCCCCCTTCAAACCAAAGTTACTATGGCAACTATACACCTATGTGGCCGGAGGAAGAGAAGGCACGTAAATGCAATCCTGCCTATTTTAGTGctcttttaagttttttcaACATGGAGTGATGATTTTCgtgatatttttttatgttttttttttttcaatttttttttacaaagaatttattaaaatattagtttCAAATAGATGTTTGTTATAGGGAATTTTCTAGAAGTTTATTCTGTTAATTTGTATAATCACATCTGAAACGGatattcattttcttattttaggtaaatatttaattttggaatttgaaaattcataCACTCCCACTTTTTATGGGGTTGAGGGAGGCGATTGGGGAGTAACTCTTAGGTACTTccggagcacggagaatggtgctccctcctcttaCATTTATTGTgaggtccgctcattaaattcatgctggggtccaccatgaatgtgagaggagggagcactatttcactatactccaggactacctaagaattttccgaCGATTGGGTATGATTTTACATTAAGGGAAAATCTTAAAGGTAATACAACCTAATATGataatgaatgtgattagtGGGTTtcaataatatcatatatatatatatatatatatatatatatttgaattatcTTTTTATGATTACATATTACATGTTAGTTTGTAAGctaatagaaaatgttttttttttttttttttttggttgagaatctAGTAGTAAAAATCGTAATACTTACAgcattactatttttttgggCTTACAATTAagataatctaaaataaaatgtggGTTTGTATCTTATGGACTAGTTGTTTGAATGTGTACAGATGGTTGGCATGAAGAGGCCATATCCCTTCTCTCTAGACAATCCACCAGGCCCGTCTTTCAACTACAAATTTCCAACCCCTGTTGCTCCTATAAGATCAGATGAATCAGCTTCACGTGGAAATGGAGGCACATTTAATTTCGATGCCGGAGACACAATTTTTAGGTTAGTTAAATTTTAATCTATGGTCCTTACATATAATGTTACCTGTTATCTGTTCTCATAGTGTGTTCTTGCACCGTATTCAGAGAAGGCCCTTCCTGCTCAACTTCCAACTACAAGCTGAATAATCCAAAGCAAAGTTTCAAAGAAAATGAGGCTGTCTATGGAGATTTTCTCAAACTAGCTCCTCCTACAACCACTTCAACATGTCCAAGCTCAAAGTTCAAGCACCCTTCGGCTTGTCTAGCCTCTTATAACCACAAATTCCCTGATTTTGAATCATTACCTTATCAAGTAAGAttgaacaacaaaaacccatatcCCATTTCACTAATTTCATGtttcatttatatttgatttgtaCTTAATTACTTGCTATTTGCTATTAATTTGTTGAAGGGAAGTATACAAGACCCAATTGTCCAGGCAGGACTAAGTCAGTTGAATCAACAACAGCCTTTTTATAGCTTCTTCCCACCAGCAAAGGTGCAGACTGACCAAGCAACAACAACTATGAACAATTGTAATGGTGAAGTAGGAGAAAGTGTAGATCTCAATTTGAAGTTATAAGACAGCCCATTTTTCTCTTCCATATCTTCTAGTTTGTTTTTCAGGCTAGTTATTACTCTCTTATTAAGAGACGATACAAGAAACGTCTtctcttttttgtatttcttttgaATATTACAATTAATAGggtacatatataatatatctaaATTTGCATATGTAAGCTTGAGTATTAAGGAAACCCCGAATCTTGGCCATGTGAGGGTAAGAGCAGAGAAAGATAGGGAGATTTTGTTTGAATGTGTCGTACTTTGATGACCATGGTTTGGTGGTTGTGCTATGAGGGTTTTGTGGTTCTGTTTCTAAGTTTCTATACTTTAGTTGCTTGGTTGGTGCATTACATTTACAGGATGAGTCAGACATTGGATTGGTAACAAACTTTTGCATGTGGATTGTTGGAACTCTGATTTTGCTTTGTCTTGTCCTCGTTTGGTGGGCTCCCCATTTCTATACTTCATTATGGTTGCAAATGAGTGACGACGTCGACATGAAGGGTCCACGTAAGTTGAGACAAAGAGACCGAGACCGAGACCATGTGGATTTATTTAAGAACAAACTTTAGAAAATCAAATCTataaaaacttgtttgaaagAATGATCTCTAAAATCAATTTTGGCTAAATTACCTATTTGGTGTTGTGTAAGTTTGGTCCATTACCTTTTaaatgtgtcatttttttttcataacttttaatattgtgtcaaaatagttGATGATACAGAAAAATCAGTAGGTTGAAATATTTTGGGCTACGATAATGGTTGTAAatcctgaaaagaaaaaagaactgtCAAAGGTGATCAGTGTAACCCGGCCAAGGACCCTCTGACGAttaaagtcagttttctctctaggaTAGAAGAATGGAAAATAACAAATGGTTAGAACTTCCCTTGGGTGAATGAGATTTGTTCATTTTATAAAGAGTTAGTAGTGAGTCTACTTGTTTGGATCCACTATCATCATGGATGATATGGGCGGTTAACGGAGAAAATGGGGTATATGGAGCGAAGTCTGAGGAGTCCCTTCCACGTAGTAAGAGCAATGTGTCGTGGTATGATTATGTGAAACTTTTGGAGAATTCTTCGTAGGATTTATCAAGTATAATTCAGTCGTCTATGAATATACATATACTCGTCCATATATCTAATCGTCCATGAAGGAATTCCAGATTGGATCATTTCGTTGTTAAAGGATGATCGGTGTTCACTCATTCTGTCATTCTTAGATTGCTTTCTTTGGACGTGGTCTGGTCATGGACGACATCCAAGGATGGGTTAACCTTAATTGATACCCATCAGTTGCTCCCTTATCCTTGTGTTGTCTGTCATTGTTGCTTTGATTTGTggtgatttgattttgatttgatgattttctttAGACCTTGCCCTTAATGTTGACACGTGGTGCCATCTTGAGGTTCATTCATAATGTTGTTTCCTTCTTCGAGGGAAGTGCCACGTGACTCCCTTCGGTTGCTTGCGTCATTTCAATGACTGGGATTATTGCCTATAAATTGTGGAATTCCTTTCTTACCCTCTCACATTTCCTATATTTTCTCCTCTAACCTTTGTCGTCCAGTGCCTCGTTTAGGAGTTTCCGTCTTTAGTCATCCTCGTTTAGAGCCAGGTACCATCTTTTTCTCATCTTTAGGTTTTTCTTCAGTTTTTCAAAATGTATCATAGTGTCTTCATCTAGCAATAGTGATGATAGGGAGATAGACAAGTACCATGATAGTAGCCTTAGTGGTAGTAGCACTAATAGTAGTAGTAACAGTAGTAGTGGGGGAAACACCACGGACGAGCAATACACGTCTGGGGTTCCTGGAGTTCCTTTAGATGTTTTCCAAGAAGAGATGAGGACGAGGATGGCTTCTGGGTCACTTGCTGGTACATCCATTAGTGCCCCCTTGTCTACTTCTTCAAGTGAAGAGGAGACTCTATATAGCTGTGCAGTAGGCATTCCTTCTAAAACTAATGAGAAAAATCTTACTTCCCTTAGAAGTTGGTACTAGATCCCTAACGACCTTAACCCTTGATTGGCCGTTTGTGGTGAATGGTGTAGTCATCCTCGTTTTGGGGTAGGTATCTATGAGGCTTACCTTCTAGGAGGACTTAGATTGCCTCTTGATGCTTTTGCCAGAGAAATACTCTATAGGTTAGGTTTATGAATTAACCAACTTAATCCCAATGCATGGAGGCTTATCGTctctatgcaagttttgtggagggAAGTATTTGATGGGAACCATCCTCTcactgtggacgagttcctATACTGTTACAAGTCCTTTGAAATTAGTCAATCCTTAGGTTTTTATCAATTCTTAGCTAGGGGTTCAAACTATAGATCGGTGAAGTCCCTCCCGACGTCTGATAGGAAGTGGAAGATagagttcttcttcgtctctggATTTTAGGCAGGAAACCCTGTTGAGGTAGGCAGGGATCCATTT from Castanea sativa cultivar Marrone di Chiusa Pesio chromosome 6, ASM4071231v1 includes:
- the LOC142639722 gene encoding uncharacterized protein LOC142639722 codes for the protein MDQVDKNQKYSNSSSGGGGGGDDGGSGSGSGGIVMGGFARSSKRPKQKKVPQRGLGVAQLEKIRLEEQQKKAPAAILSPPPPPPPPSVSATNSSILSLPIPDYHHSNPSSSSIPFSSLSQTDLSLPNLIIRPTQNIGVKNSSTPPLPKLWNSYDYNLEKETSGVDPGLAFQWNLNLPYESDNPIWPPPGFMPRTQQYQHPSHSMANVSSGTSSSSSVINFQMEPPSNQSYYGNYTPMWPEEEKMVGMKRPYPFSLDNPPGPSFNYKFPTPVAPIRSDESASRGNGGTFNFDAGDTIFREGPSCSTSNYKLNNPKQSFKENEAVYGDFLKLAPPTTTSTCPSSKFKHPSACLASYNHKFPDFESLPYQGSIQDPIVQAGLSQLNQQQPFYSFFPPAKVQTDQATTTMNNCNGEVGESVDLNLKL